In Symmachiella dynata, the following are encoded in one genomic region:
- a CDS encoding PP2C family protein-serine/threonine phosphatase, whose amino-acid sequence MLWEQKVEFAAKSDIGFRRQNNQDSYGIHLAPDAEAFHQRGHLFLVADGMGGHAVGELASKMAADSIPHSYQKLQNLPIDEALEQAIIEANTGINTRGRQNHDFLRMGTTLTALVLSPTGAIAGHVGDSRLYRIRDAHIEQLTFDHSLQWELLKQGQMSAEEIFLYEPRNVITRCLGPEAHVEVDIEGAHEILSGDIFLLCSDGLTGLLDDNEIGTIARELPPAEACQLLVHLANLRGGPDNITVVIVRVNAPVGDIATPPPRPRYDDSGGLSWGWGLALSLLSIVLAIGVPLTLMGLRTALNYLLAPGLTLLGLAGIQIILMVWIWWNQRRERAKAPPVSAPKGGPYRYAEANMTRKLAGQLATIEHDLQQSAIEEGWTVDWKSYGTAYRDAKSSLERQQFSPALRSYGKVIDFLMSGLQSHRRSRAHAAKWGIPPREQTLPADTNGD is encoded by the coding sequence ATGCTGTGGGAGCAGAAGGTGGAATTTGCCGCAAAAAGCGACATCGGATTCCGCCGTCAAAACAATCAAGATTCCTACGGCATCCATCTGGCGCCGGACGCAGAGGCCTTCCATCAACGGGGCCATTTGTTTCTCGTCGCCGATGGGATGGGCGGACATGCGGTGGGCGAGTTGGCCAGTAAAATGGCGGCCGACTCCATTCCGCACTCCTACCAAAAGCTGCAGAATCTTCCCATCGACGAAGCGCTCGAACAAGCCATCATCGAAGCCAATACGGGCATCAATACTCGTGGGCGGCAGAATCACGATTTCCTGCGCATGGGCACCACCTTAACCGCCTTGGTGCTTTCCCCAACGGGGGCCATCGCCGGTCATGTTGGCGACAGCCGTCTGTATCGCATTCGCGATGCCCATATCGAACAGTTGACGTTCGATCACAGTCTGCAATGGGAGCTACTCAAACAGGGGCAAATGTCGGCCGAAGAGATTTTTCTTTACGAGCCGCGGAACGTCATTACCCGCTGCCTGGGACCAGAGGCCCACGTTGAGGTCGACATCGAAGGCGCCCATGAAATCCTCTCCGGCGATATTTTCTTGCTATGCAGTGACGGATTGACCGGACTGTTAGACGACAACGAAATCGGCACGATCGCCCGCGAATTGCCTCCAGCCGAAGCCTGTCAGTTGTTGGTGCATCTGGCCAACCTGCGCGGCGGACCGGACAACATCACCGTGGTGATTGTCCGCGTGAATGCACCGGTTGGCGATATCGCCACGCCACCGCCAAGGCCTCGCTACGACGATAGCGGGGGGCTCTCCTGGGGTTGGGGGTTGGCGCTCTCCTTATTGTCCATCGTCCTTGCGATTGGCGTACCGCTGACGTTGATGGGGTTGCGGACAGCTTTAAACTACCTGCTTGCCCCCGGTCTCACCTTGTTGGGACTGGCTGGTATACAGATCATCCTCATGGTTTGGATCTGGTGGAACCAACGCCGCGAGCGCGCAAAGGCTCCCCCCGTCTCGGCCCCCAAGGGTGGCCCCTATCGTTATGCAGAAGCCAACATGACACGAAAACTGGCCGGACAGCTCGCCACCATCGAGCACGACTTGCAACAGTCGGCCATCGAAGAAGGGTGGACCGTCGACTGGAAATCGTACGGAACGGCCTATCGCGACGCCAAATCGAGTTTAGAACGGCAACAGTTTTCACCGGCACTACGCTCTTACGGCAAGGTCATCGACTTCTTGATGTCCGGCCTCCAATCGCACCGCCGCTCGCGCGCCCATGCCGCCAAATGGGGTATCCCCCCCCGCGAGCAAACTCTCCCGGCCGACACCAACGGTGACTGA
- a CDS encoding TlpA family protein disulfide reductase produces MMETIQRIKWATVLGLLAMIAGCSDGHDPHIAGDDPSKAEANSEEVPKLRQQPDEVVTAEEYERQQSENDSGIVLASGTDDGTGIRTVAAGEEDATAATIDGIVIFDEDETEAEADAPEEKFVAPKEGTAEYYIHEITKLRIARPPQTKDLEALRAWHRERSLKIIANAEKALALTHRDPKQERIFDVAVRKLLETRLQLAVDGDTESVDALYEHAASLYKRDPKSTAAAEGAFTLTQLAYSNSTAAIMTGTALKDPRWLQEFARQSEDYAVKFPQDSQRSIPLLFAAAERCEINGLDEEAVRAYSVIAQKFPKHDAAAVALTIVRRMKMNGRRIKLSGATLQGQAVSLEQHLGKPVVVFFWNTSAAPSVKQIPEITEVAKKYGSNRLGVIGVCLDESTETLKAFLTKEKLPFPNIIHSDEKKRGWNNPIVKFYGVRRVPSMWVIDAGGRVVTTKVESGKLDATLAAVFNSRTATRPGKSVR; encoded by the coding sequence ATGATGGAGACAATTCAACGGATCAAGTGGGCGACCGTTCTCGGTCTGTTGGCGATGATCGCCGGATGCAGTGACGGCCATGATCCACACATTGCCGGCGACGACCCCAGCAAAGCGGAGGCGAATTCAGAAGAAGTGCCGAAACTTCGCCAACAACCCGATGAAGTCGTCACTGCCGAGGAATATGAACGCCAACAATCGGAGAATGACTCGGGCATCGTGCTTGCGAGCGGAACTGATGACGGGACGGGGATTCGCACCGTAGCTGCCGGTGAAGAAGATGCGACGGCAGCCACGATCGACGGCATCGTCATCTTCGACGAAGATGAGACCGAAGCCGAAGCAGATGCTCCTGAGGAAAAATTTGTCGCCCCCAAAGAGGGAACGGCGGAATACTACATCCATGAAATCACCAAACTCCGTATCGCGCGGCCGCCACAAACTAAAGATCTGGAAGCGTTGCGGGCTTGGCATCGCGAACGCAGTCTGAAGATCATCGCCAATGCTGAAAAGGCTTTGGCCCTGACACATCGCGATCCTAAGCAGGAACGGATCTTTGACGTCGCCGTGCGGAAATTGCTGGAAACCCGTCTACAACTGGCTGTCGATGGAGATACAGAGAGCGTGGACGCGCTCTATGAGCATGCGGCATCGCTTTATAAGCGGGATCCGAAGTCCACAGCGGCTGCGGAAGGGGCGTTTACGCTGACGCAACTGGCCTACTCCAACTCCACCGCGGCGATCATGACCGGAACGGCCTTGAAGGACCCTCGTTGGTTGCAGGAATTCGCTCGACAATCGGAAGACTATGCTGTGAAGTTCCCTCAGGATTCCCAGCGGTCAATCCCCCTGCTCTTTGCAGCAGCCGAGCGGTGTGAGATCAATGGGCTGGATGAAGAAGCGGTCCGGGCTTATTCAGTGATTGCCCAAAAATTCCCCAAACACGATGCCGCAGCCGTTGCTTTGACGATTGTGCGGCGGATGAAAATGAACGGCCGCCGCATCAAACTCTCCGGAGCGACGCTTCAAGGCCAAGCGGTTTCTTTGGAGCAACATTTGGGGAAACCGGTCGTCGTATTTTTCTGGAACACTTCTGCAGCTCCCTCCGTGAAGCAGATTCCTGAAATTACCGAAGTTGCCAAAAAATATGGCAGCAACAGACTCGGAGTCATTGGCGTTTGTTTGGATGAATCGACCGAGACTTTGAAAGCCTTCTTGACCAAAGAGAAGCTTCCTTTCCCCAATATTATTCATTCCGATGAAAAGAAACGTGGTTGGAACAATCCGATCGTCAAGTTTTACGGAGTCCGCCGCGTCCCCTCAATGTGGGTGATCGATGCGGGGGGCCGTGTCGTGACGACCAAAGTCGAAAGTGGGAAACTGGACGCGACGCTCGCCGCAGTCTTCAATTCCCGAACCGCCACGAGACCGGGCAAAAGCGTGCGATAG